A DNA window from Paenibacillus segetis contains the following coding sequences:
- a CDS encoding helix-turn-helix transcriptional regulator translates to MTGRLPFFLDRVEDWDTAHIYRTPEPISNIRPDVDGPLQTVLMKLLAKSPDDRYQSAYGLLDDLKQCLGMLNSNGLLVPFEAGRLDRIRLLRLSDSWYGRNPAVKQLEAGLEQAVQGLNVFQWVMAREGVGKTTLVRRLQSSVVRTGGSFVEGECEHSRRTARYEPLLQAMRQWVYQLWSEPVDVIATLKSKLQAEFEQEEVQTIVSLWPEAKPLFECEVSETFFLDDEKAWERFGKLLPGLFRCLVECKSPLVLFIDNLEWADECTLEVIRSLMGEEMVPGLFLIGACRTEGETVPVLGGGNPGQAPGIFWLVERWQTHPEEHISLQPMAYEDVRQYVSDVLYEDSARIRLLTRSVFDQTGGNPRAIRLLLESWLKEKRLGFDEKRRQWTWDREVIRQMSDSEANLHLIEEGFAKLPIDRKELLGMAAAIGPAFHLSLLSEACDMELNAVFRELQEAEAAGMICRGDEAECGNGEDSIYLFVHDAVHRMAYAFDSGHNAERHRKIGQLLQRRSPDWNDDTMLTAIDHYNLAITILSEQERQQLAEQNLQAGQKALAEGRYAKGKQYAENGLRLTGEEMRFKSGSLDVQLRLVLVWAEYLRDHLERARELLEDLKKDDGKLSRSECLQIWEPLIQFHTFVDGEKAITYGREALAAYGWKLREKTSLLFSGKEVIRTQLFLYRKRGTPLPLSDPHDEEYETLCRLMVHLFFPLLMHDPGTLLELYARFIRYGLRKGVNESLANMIGAYELILQRVLPKYAQVPPAAERAFQQIVNPTSSGNTHLFTSLGGMSKQLDKPWEASDALYNAMRQGLESGDKDFANLAIITCLVTHNGDLYTLKEMLRYFEAHMRQNANAKIKDMVRIADGYVAALQDESLTYGFITIPQAPDDDSEQQDEDNYSCGCRLEAAYLSGKYREALYWAKRGRANELPLDWIRIRKQRLYEALSLAALFPEANAEERKRIRKVVRSHLRKMKSWRGFLGNGTSAYLLMKAEWERISGNPMGALREYTAATQQARAEKYGLMEGIACERLAIYYRDGMISRSGATIAMMDACAAYADWGVTSKVTHIRRRHADLLNQAFKRYEGPVLQGEVESDRTRIDLGLQIEPMEYRGSKSDDEYELIRRIVDDAGKPKKANWTVSLLEAALRESGADRGFLLSCRDDRYAIEASDSDITEKEAVSGLYAESVLRHVTMTNEPLILDDVIRSYWVKDAYIEAQRPRSILCLPIAVPGERSSFVLYLENRWIPDVFTDRDAKVLEILATRMIYVTLLDNETAVAEATKPSEGLTRSAPRAVQTEFTEPLTEREIEILTAIAEGLSNRDIAERFGIAESTVKTHVSRIIGKLGVKRRGQAVARARELQLID, encoded by the coding sequence TTGACTGGTCGATTGCCTTTTTTCCTCGATCGCGTGGAGGATTGGGATACCGCACACATTTATCGAACGCCAGAGCCAATATCTAATATCCGTCCAGATGTGGATGGACCGCTGCAAACTGTTTTAATGAAGCTACTGGCCAAATCGCCCGACGATCGTTATCAGAGCGCTTACGGGTTGCTTGATGATTTGAAGCAGTGCCTTGGGATGCTGAATAGTAATGGTTTGCTAGTGCCATTCGAAGCGGGCCGCTTGGACAGAATCCGTTTGTTGCGGCTATCCGATTCATGGTACGGGCGCAACCCCGCGGTAAAGCAACTAGAAGCCGGCCTTGAGCAGGCTGTTCAAGGCTTGAACGTGTTCCAATGGGTGATGGCCCGGGAGGGTGTCGGCAAAACGACGTTAGTCCGCAGGCTTCAATCCAGTGTCGTTCGAACGGGAGGCTCGTTCGTGGAAGGGGAATGCGAACACTCACGGCGAACCGCGCGGTATGAGCCCCTTCTTCAAGCGATGCGTCAATGGGTGTATCAGCTGTGGAGCGAACCGGTGGACGTTATTGCGACACTGAAGTCAAAGCTCCAAGCAGAGTTCGAACAAGAAGAAGTGCAGACGATCGTCTCTTTATGGCCCGAAGCCAAGCCGCTTTTTGAATGTGAGGTATCGGAGACATTTTTTTTAGATGATGAGAAGGCTTGGGAGCGTTTCGGAAAGCTGTTGCCAGGCTTGTTTCGTTGCTTGGTCGAATGCAAATCCCCACTAGTCTTGTTCATCGATAATCTGGAATGGGCCGATGAATGTACCCTCGAAGTGATTCGGTCGCTTATGGGGGAGGAAATGGTGCCCGGATTATTCCTGATCGGCGCTTGCCGGACAGAAGGGGAGACGGTTCCAGTCTTGGGGGGAGGAAATCCGGGCCAAGCGCCGGGAATTTTCTGGTTAGTCGAGAGATGGCAGACCCATCCGGAGGAGCATATCTCCCTTCAACCAATGGCTTATGAAGACGTAAGGCAATATGTCTCAGATGTTTTGTATGAGGACTCGGCTCGTATTCGTCTGCTGACCCGATCCGTCTTTGATCAGACCGGCGGTAATCCAAGGGCAATACGACTCTTGTTGGAAAGCTGGCTAAAGGAGAAAAGGCTCGGCTTCGACGAGAAACGGCGTCAATGGACGTGGGATCGGGAAGTCATCCGCCAGATGAGTGACTCTGAAGCCAATCTCCATCTAATAGAGGAGGGCTTCGCCAAGCTCCCGATCGATCGAAAGGAACTGCTTGGCATGGCTGCTGCGATCGGTCCTGCTTTTCACTTATCTCTCCTGTCCGAAGCGTGTGACATGGAGCTAAATGCCGTGTTTCGCGAGCTTCAAGAAGCAGAGGCGGCAGGCATGATCTGCCGGGGGGATGAGGCGGAGTGCGGGAACGGAGAGGATAGCATCTATCTATTCGTGCATGATGCAGTGCATCGAATGGCGTATGCCTTCGATTCGGGACATAACGCCGAGCGGCACCGGAAGATTGGGCAGTTGCTGCAACGCCGTTCTCCGGATTGGAACGACGATACGATGCTGACGGCAATCGATCATTATAATCTGGCCATCACGATCCTGTCGGAGCAAGAGAGGCAGCAACTGGCCGAGCAGAACCTTCAAGCGGGACAGAAGGCACTGGCAGAAGGGCGCTATGCGAAAGGGAAACAATATGCTGAGAACGGGCTACGTCTGACCGGAGAAGAAATGCGGTTCAAATCGGGATCACTCGATGTCCAACTGCGGTTGGTATTGGTATGGGCGGAGTACTTGAGAGACCATCTTGAACGTGCGAGAGAACTATTGGAGGATTTGAAAAAAGACGATGGGAAGCTGAGCCGGTCGGAGTGTTTGCAGATTTGGGAGCCCTTGATCCAATTCCATACGTTCGTGGACGGGGAGAAGGCAATCACATACGGGCGAGAGGCGCTTGCGGCTTACGGTTGGAAGCTTAGAGAGAAGACCTCCTTGTTGTTCAGTGGTAAAGAAGTCATACGGACGCAGCTCTTTTTGTACCGAAAGCGCGGTACGCCCCTTCCGTTGTCGGACCCTCACGATGAAGAGTATGAGACATTATGCAGGTTGATGGTACATCTATTTTTTCCGTTGCTCATGCACGATCCGGGGACGCTGCTTGAGCTGTATGCCAGGTTCATTCGTTATGGCCTTCGAAAAGGGGTGAACGAGTCGTTAGCCAACATGATCGGTGCATATGAGCTGATCTTGCAAAGGGTGCTTCCGAAATATGCGCAAGTACCTCCGGCTGCCGAACGGGCTTTCCAGCAAATCGTGAACCCCACTTCGTCCGGAAACACACATTTGTTCACTTCCTTGGGCGGGATGTCCAAGCAATTGGATAAGCCTTGGGAAGCTTCAGATGCGCTGTACAATGCAATGCGTCAAGGGTTGGAATCCGGAGATAAAGACTTTGCCAACCTGGCCATAATTACCTGTCTCGTAACCCATAACGGAGATCTCTATACTTTAAAGGAAATGCTCCGTTATTTCGAGGCACACATGCGGCAGAACGCCAACGCCAAGATAAAGGACATGGTTCGGATAGCCGATGGTTATGTAGCAGCGCTGCAGGACGAGTCCCTGACGTACGGCTTCATTACCATTCCGCAGGCTCCGGACGATGATTCGGAGCAGCAGGACGAGGACAATTACAGCTGCGGTTGCCGGCTTGAAGCGGCTTACTTGTCGGGGAAGTATCGGGAGGCGTTGTACTGGGCGAAAAGGGGAAGGGCCAACGAACTACCATTGGATTGGATACGAATCAGGAAGCAACGCTTGTATGAAGCCTTGTCGTTAGCCGCCTTATTCCCTGAAGCGAACGCGGAAGAACGCAAGCGGATTAGAAAAGTAGTTCGTTCACACTTGCGAAAGATGAAGAGCTGGCGAGGATTCCTCGGTAATGGGACTTCCGCGTATTTGCTGATGAAGGCGGAATGGGAACGAATATCTGGAAACCCGATGGGGGCGTTACGCGAGTATACGGCCGCAACCCAGCAGGCGAGAGCTGAGAAATATGGCTTAATGGAAGGAATCGCATGCGAACGGCTTGCGATTTATTACCGGGATGGTATGATCAGCCGGTCTGGGGCAACGATCGCTATGATGGATGCCTGCGCCGCTTATGCCGACTGGGGGGTCACTTCCAAAGTGACGCATATCAGACGCCGACATGCTGACCTGTTGAATCAGGCTTTCAAGCGGTATGAAGGTCCAGTCTTGCAGGGGGAAGTCGAAAGTGACCGTACTCGTATTGACCTCGGGCTGCAAATCGAACCCATGGAATACAGGGGTTCGAAGAGTGATGACGAATACGAGCTTATACGACGAATCGTCGATGATGCCGGAAAGCCGAAGAAAGCTAATTGGACGGTAAGTCTCCTGGAGGCTGCTCTTCGAGAATCGGGAGCCGACCGGGGCTTCTTACTAAGCTGCCGAGATGACAGGTATGCCATCGAAGCAAGTGATTCGGACATAACGGAGAAAGAAGCGGTGTCCGGGTTATATGCGGAGAGCGTCTTGCGACATGTGACGATGACGAACGAACCGCTTATCCTTGATGACGTGATTCGGAGCTATTGGGTGAAGGATGCTTATATTGAGGCACAACGTCCCCGGTCGATTCTGTGCTTGCCAATCGCAGTTCCGGGAGAGCGTTCTTCCTTCGTGCTCTACTTGGAAAATCGATGGATACCCGATGTATTTACGGATCGGGATGCGAAGGTGTTGGAGATTCTAGCGACGAGAATGATTTATGTCACGTTGCTGGATAACGAAACAGCGGTCGCGGAAGCGACGAAACCATCGGAAGGACTTACGCGATCCGCTCCAAGAGCCGTTCAAACGGAATTCACCGAACCGCTAACTGAGCGGGAGATCGAGATTTTGACGGCAATTGCAGAAGGGTTGTCGAACAGAGATATTGCCGAGCGGTTCGGCATTGCCGAATCGACCGTCAAGACGCATGTGTCCAGAATCATCGGCAAGTTGGGCGTAAAGCGGCGAGGACAAGCCGTTGCTCGGGCCAGAGAGCTGCAATTAATAGATTAA
- a CDS encoding cadherin-like beta sandwich domain-containing protein, translated as MRKKAKQFRVSMLVFLLIVALLPGLSGGQVYASSSADLSDLTLSSGTLSPAFGAGTTSYTVSVDNSVSSLTVTSTTADPTATVR; from the coding sequence ATGCGTAAAAAGGCAAAACAATTTAGGGTCTCTATGCTGGTGTTTCTATTGATAGTGGCACTGCTACCTGGGTTGTCGGGAGGGCAGGTTTATGCGTCATCGAGCGCGGACCTAAGCGACTTGACCTTGTCGAGCGGTACGCTGAGTCCGGCGTTTGGAGCGGGCACGACAAGCTACACGGTTAGTGTGGATAACAGCGTAAGCAGCTTGACAGTAACCTCAACCACAGCTGATCCTACAGCGACGGTGCGTTGA
- a CDS encoding NAD-dependent epimerase/dehydratase family protein, with amino-acid sequence MSKILITGGTGYVGSRLINEIINEGKEAVVLTRSAEKAKELKSKGVEALVGDLLTDGAWQEAVKQAEYVIHLAAPPTWGKKVTKKIATAFSEGHYEMTVRLLDHVNPAKIKKIVYIAGTSFYGDTGSDVPKDSDYKSEPKGWGPYIAGSVHVLDRYLAQGLPITTAFPAQIYGPDSWMPQLFIEPLYRKKPVYSLTGYEPYFSPIHVEDTARACLFLAEHGKVGDRYILCDDEPMTSNAFMNLIEQELEITGTVRKIPKWLCQFILGPVLTEYATAHTYFTNRKLKEIGFDYRYPTAKDGVPSVVQEWISNQK; translated from the coding sequence ATGAGCAAAATCTTAATTACGGGTGGTACCGGATACGTAGGAAGCCGTTTGATTAACGAAATAATAAATGAGGGAAAAGAAGCAGTCGTGCTGACTCGTTCGGCGGAGAAAGCCAAAGAGCTGAAATCGAAAGGCGTCGAAGCGCTTGTCGGCGATCTTTTAACAGATGGAGCGTGGCAGGAAGCGGTTAAACAAGCTGAATACGTGATTCATTTGGCGGCACCTCCAACATGGGGAAAAAAAGTAACAAAAAAAATAGCAACTGCCTTCAGCGAGGGACACTATGAGATGACGGTTCGTTTATTAGATCACGTGAATCCGGCAAAAATTAAAAAAATCGTGTATATTGCAGGAACGAGCTTTTATGGCGATACGGGCTCCGATGTTCCGAAAGACAGTGATTACAAAAGTGAGCCGAAAGGTTGGGGACCTTATATTGCAGGTTCTGTTCATGTTCTGGATCGTTATCTTGCCCAAGGGTTACCAATTACGACAGCATTTCCGGCACAAATATACGGACCGGATTCCTGGATGCCTCAGTTATTCATCGAGCCCCTTTATAGGAAGAAGCCTGTATACTCGTTAACAGGATATGAGCCGTATTTCTCTCCCATTCACGTTGAGGACACAGCTCGTGCATGCTTATTTTTAGCAGAGCATGGTAAGGTGGGAGATCGGTATATTTTATGCGATGACGAGCCGATGACTTCCAATGCATTCATGAATTTAATAGAACAAGAATTGGAAATAACGGGGACGGTTCGTAAAATTCCAAAATGGTTATGTCAATTCATTCTGGGACCGGTGTTAACGGAATATGCAACAGCACATACATATTTCACAAACAGAAAACTGAAAGAAATCGGATTTGATTACCGGTATCCGACGGCCAAAGACGGTGTGCCAAGCGTCGTACAAGAGTGGATTTCCAATCAAAAATAG
- a CDS encoding DUF4097 family beta strand repeat-containing protein: MKNLMKFVLVLSLSAVTLFYTGGGDTGTASARSLADLDLNFDLGPDFDFDLKLDSSDLQQVDNIGTGITIDKGTTRMKVGDKTKTISVMNQNGTIEFKQGSVKDVEVQTKVVVQNATKEEAKVVADKVKLQVKEGTTLDIKTSSEPYGRSNMYRPSIHLTITLPQTMKSDLNAALTNGNISLSKLTSIGKIKLTSENGNLTAKGVSNDISLQTTNGVVQVSDAKKSVRAKVTNGNIAANRISGALHMETTNGNLSSDGAVSSIKAVTMAGNINIKSSKIGGDWDVSSTVGNVYLAWPEKAAVEVDGTTSFGVIETDLPLTVKKNHVTGKIGSGSYQIHASSMAGLSLMKN, translated from the coding sequence TTGAAAAATCTAATGAAGTTTGTGTTGGTATTGAGCTTATCTGCGGTCACTCTTTTCTACACGGGCGGGGGGGATACAGGAACTGCCTCTGCGCGTTCACTGGCTGATCTGGATCTGAATTTCGATCTCGGTCCTGATTTTGATTTCGACCTCAAGCTAGATTCCTCGGATTTGCAACAAGTAGATAATATAGGCACGGGAATAACCATCGATAAAGGGACGACTCGCATGAAGGTAGGAGACAAAACCAAGACGATTTCTGTAATGAACCAAAACGGTACGATTGAGTTTAAGCAAGGCTCTGTTAAGGATGTAGAGGTACAAACGAAAGTGGTTGTGCAAAATGCAACGAAAGAGGAAGCGAAGGTAGTTGCTGACAAGGTGAAATTGCAAGTAAAAGAGGGTACAACTTTGGATATTAAGACCTCCAGCGAGCCATATGGAAGGAGTAATATGTATCGTCCGAGTATCCATTTAACAATTACCTTACCTCAAACTATGAAGTCTGATTTGAACGCTGCGTTGACGAATGGAAATATTTCTTTGTCAAAACTTACTAGCATAGGTAAAATCAAATTAACATCTGAGAACGGGAACCTCACAGCGAAGGGTGTCAGTAACGACATCTCTCTGCAAACGACAAATGGTGTAGTCCAAGTGTCCGATGCGAAGAAAAGTGTTCGCGCTAAGGTTACTAATGGGAACATCGCAGCCAATCGTATTTCGGGAGCACTTCATATGGAGACGACGAACGGGAACTTGTCCTCGGATGGTGCTGTATCATCCATAAAGGCAGTAACTATGGCGGGGAACATTAATATTAAGAGTTCAAAAATTGGCGGCGATTGGGACGTGTCGTCTACCGTGGGGAATGTATACCTAGCTTGGCCTGAGAAAGCAGCGGTGGAAGTCGACGGAACAACGTCCTTCGGAGTAATAGAAACGGATCTTCCGCTAACAGTTAAGAAAAATCATGTAACAGGAAAAATCGGCTCGGGTTCCTATCAAATACACGCGTCCTCCATGGCCGGGTTATCACTAATGAAAAACTAG
- a CDS encoding response regulator transcription factor — protein MKERILIIEDEIAMIRLLELELSYEGYDITIASDGLVGADIALNESFDLILLDLNLPGINGIEVCKRIRAVKQTPIIMLTARDTISDRVRGLDMGADDYVPKPFAIEELLARIRSLQRRLQLKGTEDVLYAKDLTLNLTSYYVSRAGQEIELSHREFDLLRCLLTNKNRLMNREALLNLVWGYSYEGETNVVDVYIRYLRMKVDEGFGEKLIHTVRGSGYILRD, from the coding sequence GTGAAGGAACGGATTTTAATCATCGAAGATGAAATCGCTATGATACGCCTCTTAGAGTTGGAACTCTCTTATGAGGGGTATGATATCACGATTGCCAGCGATGGTCTTGTGGGTGCAGACATAGCCTTAAATGAGAGTTTTGACTTGATTTTACTAGACTTGAATTTACCTGGAATCAATGGAATAGAAGTTTGCAAGAGAATACGTGCGGTGAAGCAGACGCCGATTATTATGCTAACGGCACGAGATACGATAAGCGACCGAGTACGAGGACTAGATATGGGTGCGGATGATTATGTGCCGAAGCCATTTGCGATCGAGGAGCTTCTCGCTCGTATCCGTTCTTTGCAGCGTAGGCTTCAGCTTAAGGGAACAGAGGATGTGCTGTACGCAAAGGATTTGACGCTGAATCTGACGTCGTATTACGTCAGTCGTGCCGGACAAGAGATCGAATTGTCGCATCGAGAATTCGATCTTCTTCGTTGTCTACTCACCAATAAGAATCGGCTGATGAACCGCGAAGCGCTACTCAATCTCGTATGGGGCTATTCCTATGAGGGTGAAACGAACGTAGTAGATGTTTATATAAGGTACCTACGCATGAAGGTAGATGAAGGGTTTGGCGAGAAGCTGATTCATACGGTCCGCGGCAGCGGCTATATTTTAAGGGACTGA
- a CDS encoding HAMP domain-containing sensor histidine kinase, with translation MKAWTFSRKVSASIALTSLVVVMVVSGFVYVTFKYWTERQEIALLDAKLRQFELQISEVGFIPSLLKPGLGEGKGLAAVFKPDLSKFSSELDEGQHLQILDSQGQVLAEVGVGDQADKDIKHKAERDLDLLVFGSVKLQLTDSGHSRSATAEREVGRLLLLGLLIAAGMSVIAGWIVARSALKPIRSMIGEVRNIGANSLSQRLHLPVAKDELHQLAETFNSFLHKLDVSFEQQRRFVSDASHELKTPIAIIEGHTRMIQRWGKKSPEVLDESLTFMIDETQRMKELIAQLLLLAEAEEPIQSDGEEICDLHDTLKELIPQTVHVNPEVTLDYDGSLNEEEILIRMPRGASYQVLRNIVENALKYTPEGGTVSIRHFMKDGQVIVTVADTGIGISSEQLPHIFDRFYRTEDSRNRAQGGSGLGLAIAKAIMERYGGSILIDSALGQGTKVTLQFVGG, from the coding sequence ATGAAGGCATGGACGTTCTCTCGTAAAGTCAGCGCATCGATTGCGCTCACATCCCTGGTTGTTGTGATGGTCGTTAGCGGATTCGTATATGTCACGTTCAAGTATTGGACAGAACGCCAAGAAATCGCTTTGCTGGATGCGAAGCTTAGACAATTCGAACTTCAGATCAGTGAAGTTGGGTTTATACCTTCCTTGCTTAAGCCGGGACTCGGGGAGGGCAAAGGATTAGCGGCTGTATTTAAGCCCGACCTATCTAAATTCTCATCGGAGCTTGATGAAGGGCAGCACCTCCAGATACTAGATTCGCAAGGCCAGGTATTGGCTGAGGTAGGTGTAGGAGATCAGGCAGATAAGGATATCAAGCATAAAGCGGAAAGAGATCTAGATTTACTCGTCTTCGGCTCTGTAAAATTACAGCTTACCGATAGTGGGCATTCGCGAAGCGCGACGGCAGAACGAGAAGTAGGCAGGCTGCTTCTGCTTGGCCTATTAATAGCAGCTGGAATGTCTGTCATTGCCGGGTGGATCGTAGCTCGTTCGGCATTGAAGCCTATCCGTAGCATGATTGGGGAGGTGCGGAACATTGGGGCGAACAGTCTCTCTCAGCGACTGCATCTGCCTGTAGCTAAGGATGAACTCCATCAATTGGCGGAGACCTTCAATAGTTTCCTTCACAAACTGGATGTCTCTTTCGAACAACAGCGCCGATTCGTATCGGATGCCTCGCATGAACTGAAGACACCGATCGCTATCATCGAAGGGCATACGCGTATGATCCAGCGATGGGGCAAAAAGTCACCGGAAGTACTAGATGAATCGCTCACGTTCATGATCGATGAAACCCAAAGAATGAAGGAATTGATCGCCCAGCTACTATTGCTTGCCGAAGCGGAAGAACCAATACAAAGTGATGGAGAAGAAATATGCGATCTTCATGATACATTGAAGGAGCTGATTCCTCAGACGGTACACGTCAATCCCGAAGTAACGCTGGACTATGACGGGAGTCTGAATGAGGAGGAGATCCTGATTCGGATGCCACGGGGCGCCAGTTATCAGGTGTTGCGTAATATTGTAGAGAACGCTCTAAAATATACGCCCGAAGGCGGTACGGTAAGCATTAGACATTTCATGAAGGATGGACAAGTGATTGTTACCGTAGCAGACACGGGGATAGGGATATCCTCCGAGCAACTGCCCCACATCTTCGATCGATTCTACCGCACAGAAGATTCACGGAACCGAGCCCAGGGAGGATCGGGTCTTGGACTTGCCATCGCTAAAGCCATCATGGAGCGTTATGGAGGTTCAATCCTCATTGATAGTGCGTTAGGTCAAGGTACAAAGGTGACTTTACAGTTTGTTGGAGGATAA